Proteins encoded in a region of the Primulina huaijiensis isolate GDHJ02 unplaced genomic scaffold, ASM1229523v2 scaffold4153, whole genome shotgun sequence genome:
- the LOC140969436 gene encoding serine/threonine-protein kinase STY13-like, giving the protein MGSGNGFYSGAEFCLDFKWLIDPKLLLVGPKIGEGAHAKVYEGKYKNQNVAIKIAHRGEKPEEIAKRDARFGREVEMLSRVQHKNLVKFIGACKEPVMVIVTELLLGGTLRKYLLNMRPRCLDMRVSVGFALDIARAMECLHSHGIIHRDLKPENLLLTADHKTVKLADFGLAREETLTEMMTAETGTYRWMAPELYSTVTLRRGEKKHYNHKVDAYSFAIVLWELIHNKLPFEGMSNLQAAYAAAFKNVRPSANDLPEDLALIVTSCWKDDPNTRPNFTQIIHMLLHYLSTISPPVLPQMIFSSQNITFPPESPGTSSLMAKCDDTSYTPKTPMENKPRGFFCFSMCC; this is encoded by the exons TTAGACTTCAAGTGGTTGATTGATCCCAAGCTTCTTCTTGTTGGACCCAAGATTGGAGAAGGAGCTCATGCCAAAGTGTACGAGGGAAA ATATAAAAACCAGAATGTGGCCATCAAAATTGCTCACAGAGGAGAAAAGCCCGAAGAGATCGCTAAGAGGGACGCCAGGTTTGGAAGAGAAGTTGAGATGCTGTCTCGAGTCCAACACAAGAACTTGGTCAAG TTTATCGGAGCTTGTAAAGAACCTGTGATGGTGATAGTAACTGAGCTTCTCCTTGGTGGGACTTTGCGGAAGTACTTGCTAAATATGAGGCCAAGGTGTCTGGACATGCGAGTTTCCGTTGGATTTGCTCTCGACATAGCTCGTGCCATGGAGTGTTTGCACTCACACGGAATTATACACCGTGACCTGAAACCTG AAAACTTACTCTTGACAGCAGATCATAAAACTGTAAAACTCGCGGATTTTGGTTTAGCAAGAGAAGAAACATTGACAGAAATGATGACGGCCGAGACTGGAACCTATCGCTGGATGGCTCCGGAG CTCTATAGCACAGTCACCTTGAGACGTGGAGAAAAGAAGCATTACAACCATAAGGTGGATGCTTACAGTTTCGCAATTGTGCTGTGGGAACTGATACATAATAAGTTACCCTTTGAAGGCATGTCAAATTTACAAGCAGCCTATGCCGCGGCTTTTAAA AATGTAAGGCCAAGTGCAAATGATCTACCAGAGGATTTAGCTTTAATAGTGACTTCATGTTGGAAAGATGATCCGAACACTCGGCCCAACTTCACTCAGATAATACACATGCTCCTGCATTATCTATCAACAATTTCACCACCAGTTTTGCCACAAATGATTTTCTCTTCCCAGAACATCACCTTCCCGCCAGAGTCTCCAGGCACAAGCTCGTTGATGGCTAAATGTGACGACACGAGCTACACACCCAAGACACCGATGGAAAACAAGCCAAGAGGGTTCTTCTGTTTTAGCATGTGCTGCTAG